A window from Primulina eburnea isolate SZY01 chromosome 2, ASM2296580v1, whole genome shotgun sequence encodes these proteins:
- the LOC140823708 gene encoding LOW QUALITY PROTEIN: asparagine synthetase [glutamine-hydrolyzing] 3-like (The sequence of the model RefSeq protein was modified relative to this genomic sequence to represent the inferred CDS: deleted 1 base in 1 codon): protein MCGILAVLGVTENSQAKRSRIIELSRRLRHRGPDWSGLHYHQDCYLAHQRLAIVDPTSGDQPLYNEDKTVVVTVNGEIYNHKELRKKLQSHQFRTGSDCEVIAHLYEEHGEDFVDMLDGMFSFVLLDTRDNSFIAARDAIGITPLYIGWGLDGSIWFASEMKALSDDCERFMPFLPGHIYSSKSGGLRRWYNPPWFSEQIPSAPYEPLVLRKAFEKAVVKRLMTDVPFGVLLSGGLDSSLVASVASRYLVDSEAACQWGSQLHTFCIGLKGSPDLRAAREVADYLGTRHHEFHFTVQEGIDALEEVIYHTETYDVTTIRASTPMFLMSRKIKSLGVKMVLSGEGSDEIFGGYLYFHKAPNKEELHKETCAKIKALHLYDCLRANKSTSAWGLEARVPFLDKEFINIAMGIDPEWKMVRPDLGRIEKWILRNAFDDEQHPYLPKHILYRQKEQFSDGVGYSWIDGLKDHANRQVTDAMLANANFVYPENTPTTKEGYHYRTIFERFFPKNPARSTVPGGPSVACSTAKAVEWDAAWSNNLDPSGRAALGVHVAAFEETKAVADAPATNGPPVK, encoded by the exons ATGTGTGGAATTCTCGCAGTTCTCGGTGTCACTGAAAACTCTCAGGCGAAGCGGTCCAGGATCATCGAGCTCTCCAGAAG GTTGCGGCACAGAGGTCCTGATTGGAGCGGCTTGCACTATCATCAGGACTGTTATCTCGCTCATCAGCGTTTGGCAATTGTAGATCCTACATCAGGGGATCAGCCA TTGTATAATGAAGACAAAACAGTTGTTGTCACG GTTAATGGAGAAATATACAACCATAAAGAACTTAGGAAGAAGCTGCAGTCTCATCAGTTCAGAACTGGAAGTGATTGTGAAGTTATCGCTCACCTG TATGAAGAACATGGTGAGGATTTTGTTGACATGTTGGATGGTATGTTTTCATTTGTTCTTCTGGACACTCGCGACAATAGTTTCATTGCTGCTCGAGATGCGATTGGTATTACTCCCCTTTACATAGGCTGGGGTCTTGATG GATCAATATGGTTTGCTTCGGAGATGAAAGCTTTAAGTGATGATTGTGAACGATTCATGCCTTTCCTTCCAGGACACATCTATTCAAGCAAAAGTG GAGGGCTCAGAAGGTGGTACAACCCACCATGGTTTTCAGAACAGATACCTTCGGCTCCTTATGAGCCCCTAGTACTACGCAAGGCCTTTGAGAAG GCTGTTGTGAAGAGGCTCATGACAGATGTACCCTTTGGTGTACTCTTATCTGGTGGATTGGACTCATCGCTTGTTGCTTCGGTGGCTTCCCGCTATTTGGTTGATTCTGAAGCAGCCTGCCAGTGGGGATCACAATTGCATACCTTTTGCATTGGCTTAAAG GGTTCTCCTGATCTGAGAGCAGCAAGAGAAGTGGCAGACTATCTGGGAACTCGTCATCATGAGTTTCATTTTACTGTGCAg GAAGGAATAGATGCACTAGAGGAGGTTATCTATCATACTGAGACATATGATGTGACTACTATCAGAGCCAGTACTCCAATGTTTCTCATGTCCAGAAAAATAAAATCTCTGGGAGTAAAAATGGTTCTATCTGGTGAAGGTTCTGATGAGATTTTTGGCGGTTATTTGTATTTTCACAAGGCACCCAACAAGGAGGAGCTTCACAAGGAAACATGTGCTAAG ATCAAAGCTCTTCATCTATACGACTGTTTGAGAGCCAACAAATCAACTTCGGCATGGGGTCTTGAAGCTCGCGTACCCTTCTTAGACAAAGAATTTATCAATATTGCCATGGGTATTGACCCAGAGTGGAAAATG GTAAGACCTGACCTTGGAAGAATTGAAAAATGGATTTTGCGCAATGCCTTTGATGATGAGCAACACCCGTATTTACCCAAG CACATTTTATACAGACAGAAAGAGCAGTTCAGTGATGGAGTCGGATACAGTTGGATTGATGGCTTGAAAGATCATGCTAACCGACAG GTTACAGATGCAATGCTAGCCAACGCAAATTTTGTTTACCCTGAGAATACTCCAACCACGAAAGAAGGGTACCACTACCGAACTATCTTTGAGCGGTTTTTCCCCAAG AATCCTGCAAGATCAACAGTGCCCGGAGGTCCAAGTGTGGCGTGCAGCACTGCTAAGGCTGTAGAATGGGATGCGGCATGGTCTAATAATCTTGATCCCTCCGGTCGAGCTGCCCTTGGTGTCCATGTTGCTGCATTTGAGGAGACGAAGGCAGTTGCTGATGCCCCAGCCACAAACGGCCCACCCGTAAAATAA